In Rhodoferax sediminis, the sequence TGGAATGCGCCGGAAGCTATGAACAGGATATGGTCGGTCTTGACCACCCCGTACTTGGTGGACACTGTCGTGCCTTCGACCAGCGGCAGCAGGTCGCGCTGCACCCCCTGGCGGGACACCTCGGCAACGCCAGCGTCGCTGCGCGAGGTTACCTTGTCGATCTCGTCGATGAACACGATGCCGTTTTGCTCGGCCATGTGCAGGGCCTGCGACTTGATGTCGTCGTCGTTGACCAGCTTGGCGGCTTCTTCATCGACCAGCAGCTTCATCGCATCAACGATCTTGAGCTTGCGGGTCTTGCGCTTGGGGCTGCCAAACTGGGTAAACAGGCCGCGTAGCTGCTCGGTCATCTCTTCGGTGCCGGCCGGCCCCATGATCTCGAGTTGCGGCCTGGCATCGGCCAAGTCGATCTCGATTTCCTTGTCGTCGAGCTGGCCTTCGCGCAACTTCTTGCGAAACACCTGACGTGCCGTGCTGTCGGGCGCTGCCAGACTACCCTGCCCGGCGCCCGCATCAACGCTGGCCAGCGCCCGAGCCGGCGGAATCAGGATGTCGAGAATGCGGTCCTCCGCGGCGTCCTGCGCGCGCGTGCGAAATTTGCGCATCTCGGTCTCGCGCATCTGCTTGACCGCCACATCGGCCAGATCGCGAATGATGGAGTCCACGTCCTTGCCGACATAACCCACCTCGGTGAACTTGGTGGCTTCGACCTTGATGAAGGGCGCGTCGGCCAGCCGCGCCAGGCGGCGCGCGATCTCGGTCTTGCCCACACCGGTCGGGCCAATCATCAGAATATTTTTCGGGGTGATCTCGCTGCGCAGCTTCTCGTCCACCTGCTGGCGCCGCCAGCGGTTGCGCAGCGCAATCGCCACGGCACGCTTGGCCTGGTTTTGCCCAACGATGTGGTTGTCGAGTTCGGAGACGATCTCCTGCGGGGTCATGGAAGACATTTTTTCAATTCAGGGTTTCGATGGTGTGGTGCATGTTGGTGTATATGCACAGCCCACCGGCAATGGCAAGCGACTTTTTGACGATGTCGCGGGCCGGCAGATCGGTGTTGTCCAGTAGTGCCCTGGCCGCCGCCTGGGCATAGGCGCCGCCCGAACCGATGGAGATGATGCCGTGCTCGGGCTCCAGCACATCGCCATTGCCGGTGATGATGAGCGACGCGTCCTTGTCGGCAACGGCGAGCATCGCCTCCAGGCGGCGCAGCACGCGATCGGTGCGCCAGTCCTTGGTCAGCTCGATGGCGGCGCGCACCAGCTGGCCCTGGTGCTTTTCAAGCTTGGCCTCGAAGCGCTCGAACAGGGTAAAGGCGTCGGCCGTCGCCCCGGCAAAACCGGCCAGTACCTGGTCGTGGTATAGCTTGCGCACTTTGCGCGCCGTGCCCTTGACGACGATGTTTCCCAAGGTGACTTGTCCGTCACCGCCGATGGCCACCTCAACGCCATTGGCGGTGACGCGGCGCACGCTGACGATGGTGGTTCCGTGAAATTGTTCCATGGCGCTTAGTTGAGGCTAATCGATGCGAATGCAAGAATGCGCGCGATGCGCGCTGCGGTCTGGCGACAGGCTCAGTCCGCGCGGGGCATCACCCGGGCAACTTCGTTGATGCCGATGACGTTGAAAAAAGCCGCCACCAGCCGGTGCACATCGTTGAACTGGGCCTGGTGACCTCGCGTGTGCTGGGCGGAAGCCCAATTCAGCAAGGTGCCTGCGGCCGAAAAATCGACGCGGATCAACTTGTTGCAGGAGATCACCATGATATCGGCGCCCGACAGTTTGGCGTCCAGTTCATCGAGCACCGTCGTGGCGTCGCCCGTGATCTCCCCGGCCAGTGCCAGCGTGCGTGTGCGCAATGGAGCTGGCTGGGTCGCCGTCAGGCCCGAATCCCCCAACTCGCCCGGCAATGTGGATACAGGCGCGTCGTCCTGCGTCACCTCGCCAATGATCGCGTGGCCGGCCATATCGGCGCCGTCTGCGTCGAGCGGCTTGTAACTGCAGCGCGCCTGCTCCCAGGAGGGCGGGGAGACCTCGTAGGTCACGCAGTAGGTCAGCGCAACCATCTCGAATTCATCGGGCTGGTTCGTCAGGCGCAGCATCTCCATGCGCAGGCGCCACAACTCCTGGGAAACGGACTTGTCGCCTTGGGGGGTGGCTTTCCGGAGCACTTCGTCAAGCTGATGCGCCCCGACGAATTGCAATTGCACCGGCTGCGCACTCCAGAACGCAAACAGCTGGCGCAGCGGCGCCACGGCCGCATCTTCCACGCTTGAGAGCCGGGTCCAATCCAGCCGCCAGGGGGGGGCGCGCCGGCAAGGGCCGCATTGAGCGCCGCCACGGTCTGCACCCCCACGCTGGCGGGGCTGGTCCAGTTCACGGCCCGCGCTGCCGGCTTGGCGGGCAGGACGGGTGTGGCCATATGCCCCACGCTGTCGGGCATCGAGAACCACACTGGCGCGGAACGCTCGAACTGCCGCGCGAAGTCGATGGCCGCCGACTCGAAGCGGCCTTGCTCCCCGATGGCCCGGTACAAGTCGAACAGGGTCATCCAGGTTTCTTCATGCTTGCCGCGCGTGCCCTGGGGGCCCAAAGCTTCCAGCAAACCCGCCTCGGCACCCGCATCGTCCCCGTTGGCAAAACGGATGGAGGCTTCCTCCAGTTCGGGATCGTGGGCAAACGCCTGCACCTCGACCGCCAGCGGGTCCGCGTTGCCAAATCCGTTCACCGGGTGGCCGCCTGCGCCGCCCGGCGCCATGACAAAGTCAGCGGCAAGGGGGGATGGCAAGGTCGGTTCCGGGTAGTGCGGCGTCGCCAGCGGCGCCGGATCCGTCACGGCATAGTGGGCGGCCCGGGCGGCCGGCGACAAGATGGGCGCCGCGCTGATGCCGCCAGTGCTGTCGGCGCCCGAGGCACTGCTGCCGTGCGAGGACGACGAGTTGCCGCTCTTGGTTTTCCACCACTGCATCGACATCTGCGCCTCGATCTCGTCGATCTTCTTCAGCGTCGAGGCACGATCATCCGGCTTGGAGGGAATGCTGCTCTGGAAAAACGAGGGGGGTGCGGCAAAATCATGACCCACCAGGGATTCGCGGCGGCGAATTTTGCGCAGCATGTCGAACTCGCGCTTGCGCACAAAATCGTTGCGCCGCTTGCGCTCGATCATCTCCTTGAGCACCTGCTTGCTGTAGGTGCTCTCGCGGTCCGTTTCCTGGTGGTCGAGATCAGCCCAGTTCGTCGTCGGATTGCGCACGAACTTCACCACCTTGGACAGCAAACCGCCGTTGTCGTCTTTGAGCATATGGCTACTGGGGTGATGAATACAGTTGGCTGTGGGAAACGTCAGTCGCCAAACATTTTCTGCTTGAGTTCGCGGCGCTGCTGCGCCTCCAGCGACAAGGTAGCCGTCGGCCGGGCCAGCAGGCGCGCGACACCGATGGGTTCGCCGGTTTCATCGCAATAACCATAGTCGCCCGCATCGATGCGCTGGATCGACTGCTCGATCTTCTTGAGCAGTTTGCGTTCGCGATCGCGCGTGCGCAACTCCAGCGCATGCTCTTCCTCGATGGTGGCGCGGTCGGCAGGGTCCGGCACCACCACGGTGTCAGCACGCAAATGCTCGGTCGTCTCGCCCGCGCTATTGAGGATATCCATCTTGAGTTGCAGCAGCTTGAGACGGAAAAAAGCCATCTGCTTTTCGTTCATGTATTCCGAGTCGGGCATGGCAATGATCTCTGCGTCACTGAGTTGCTCTGCCGTTTTGGTTTTCCAGTTGCCGGCCAGCTTGGGGTCCTTGCGGGCGGCCACGTGAGGTGCCGGCGCAAACACGGGCACCGACGTTGTTTGTGAATAGCTCGATTTGGCCGCCGTTGAAGCAACCGCAGGCGCCATCGAGGGCACGGTCAGTTGGGCAAGCCTGGACGAGCGCTTGGGCGCCGGCGCGGGGGTCGCAGTGAGAGTAGACATGGAGGATTTGACCGGTTTGGGAGCCGCCACCGCTTTGGCCACCGGCTTTTCAACCGGCTTGGCCACTTTGGAGGTTGGCTTGGTAATGGATTTGACGGGGACTGCCGACGAAGCCCTGACGGGTTTCGCAACAGCAGCCGCCTTCTTCGGAACAGGGGGCGAGGCCTTTTCAACTGGCGCGGCCGCTTTTGCAACCCCTGCTGCGACAGGTTTGCGGGCCGCGACCTTCGGTCTCGTTGCCTTTTTGGCCGCAGGCTTGGCGACCTTGGCGGCCGGCTTCGCGACCGCCTTGGACACTGGCCCGGCCTTGGGAGCCGGTTTCTGCAATTTGACTGCAGTCTTGGGGGTTTTAGGTTGCACTTTCACTTCTTGTCTCCTCACCGTACTGACCGGCACGTGCGCCTGCTGCACGTCGCCTGAACCAGCCTCCCCAGGTGATTTGTGGTCTTTAATCACGTGAGTTATACCCTTATTGTTGACCTTCGAGGGCTTGTTTTGCGGGTTTTCACCGGCGCGCGATTGTATCGGCTGAAGCCAGCCCATTGCCATGCGTTGCAGAATCGAGACAAACATTTCACTCCAAATCAGGCTTTAGGCAACAAATTCACACCAGACACTGCTCAAGTCCCTGCAGCAGGATGTCTTTGGGCAATTCGATACCGATGAAGACCATTTTGCTGGTGCGCTGCTCGCCGTCCGCCCAGGCCGGCCCGAGATCGCTGCCCATCAACTGGTGCACGCCCTGGAAGATCACCTTGCGATCGGTGCCTTTCATGTTGAGCACGCCCTTGTAGCGCAGCATGCGCGGCCCGTAGATGTTGACGATGGCGCCCAGAAAATCTTCGAGCTTGGCCGGATCGAGCATGCGATCGGACTTGAAGACAAAGCTTTTCACATCGTCGTCGTCGTGATGGTGGTGCAGGCGGCCGCCCTCCTCGCCGTGTTCGTGCTGGTGCGATGGATGGTCGCAGTGCTCACCGTGCGCGTGATCATGGTCGTGATGATCGTGGTCGTGCTCCTCTTCCTTGAGGAAGTCCGGGTCGATGTCCAGCTTGGCATTGAGGTTGAAGCCGCGCAGGTCGAACACTTCCGAGATCGCCACGTCGCCGAAGTTCACGGCGCGCTGCGGCGCGCGCGGGTTCATGTGCTTGATGCGGTGGATCAACGCATCCACCTCGTCTTTCGCAACCAGATCGGTCTTGCTGATGAAGATCTGGTCGGCAAACCCGATCTGGCGCCGCGCCTCCTGGCGCTCGTTGAGCTGGCCTGCCGCGTGTTTTGCATCGACCAGCGTCAGGATCGAGTCGAGCAGGTAGCTCTCGGCAATTTCGTCGTCCATGAAGAAGGTCTGCGCCACCGGGCCGGGGTCGGCCAGGCCGGTGGTCTCGATCACCACGCGGTCGAAGTCGAGCTGCCCCTTGCGCTTTTTCTCCGCCAGGTCGTGCAGCGTGGAGCGCAGGTCTTCGCGGATGGTGCAGCAGATGCAGCCATTGCTCATCTGGATGATCTGCTCGGTGGTGTCCGACACCAAAATATCGCTGTCGATGTTTTCTTCGCCGAATTCATTCTCGATCACGGCGATTTTCTGGCCGTGGGCCTCGCTCAGAACGCGCTTGAGCAGCGTGGTTTTGCCGGAGCCCAGAAAGCCGGTAATGATGGTTGCAGGAATAAGGCTCATGGCGCTCCAATCGGGTGAGGGCAGGGACCAGTCTACGGTGCGCTCCGCGGTCGCTGCCGCGGGGTTGGGTCCATCTTTTGCAGGTGGGGAGTTTAGCGGCCCTTTCAATAAGGGTCATTCCCGGATAACCACCCATCTTTTCGGGTATTTCTCCCGGGGGAATCCGAAACCGGAGGGCCGTCCGGTGCGTCGGCCGATCAACCCGCCGGCACCGCGCCATCAGGGCTTGCTGCGGCTCAGCTTGGCGCGCGGATGTGCCGCGTCGTAGGCGCGGGCCAGGTGCTGGAAATCAAGCCGGGTATAGACCTGCGTGGTGGTGATGTTGGCGTGGCCCAGCAGTTCCTGCACTGCGCGCAGGTCGCTGCTGGACTGCAGCAGATGGCTGGCGAACGAGTGGCGCAGCATGTGTGGATGCACCGGCGTGGCGAGGCCCGCCTGCAGGCTGCGCCGGCGCAGGCGCTGCCAGATCGATTGCGCGCTCAGGCGCGTGCCGTTGCGGCCCACGAACAGGGCCGGCGCATCCCCGGGCACGCCGGCCGCCTGGCCACGCAGCGCCAGCCAGCGCTGCAGCGCCTCCAAGGCCTTGGCGCCGACCGGCGTGGTGCGGCGCTTGCTGCCCTTGCCCAGCACATGCGCCTCGGCGCCTTCCAGGTCGATCCAGCCGCGCGCCGAGGCGCTGGCCACCGCATCGAGCCCGACCAGCTCGCCCACGCGCAGGCCGCAGCCGTAGAGCAACTCCACCATGGCAGCGTCGCGCGCCTCCAGCCACGGGTCGCCGGCTTCGCTGTGGTAGCTGGCCAGTTGCACCGCGTCATCCACACTCAGCGCCTTGGGCAGCGGTTTGGGTGATTTGGGCGAACGCACGTCCTGCACCGGATTGCTGGCGACCCGACCCTCGCGCCCCAGCCAGATGTAGAAACCGCGCCAGCCCGACAGGATCAGCGCAATGCCGCGCCCGCTACGCCCGCCACTGTGCATCTGCGCCACCCAGCGGCGAATGTGGGCGTTTTGCACCTGCGTCAGTTCGACCTTGGCCTCAAAGGCATAGGCGGCGAGTTTTTGCAGGTCGAGCGCATACAGCTCCACCGTGCGCTGGGCCAGGCGCTTTTCGACCCGGACGTGCTCCAGGTAGCGCTCGACCAGTTCCTGACTCATGACTTGGCGCGTCAGGCGTCCGGGTGGCGCAGCCGGGACAGGGCGGCGCTGGCCAGCTCGGCGATGCGTTCGAGGAAATCGGTGCCCATGCCACTGTTGAAACGCTGCGAATCGGGCGAGGCCAGCACAATCAGCCCGAAGGCCTGCGGGGCCAGCCCCGCGCGCAGTGGGATCAGCACCAGCGACTGCGCCGTGACCGGATCCTGCAGCCAGCTCACGGCCTCGAAGCCGGCATTCACACCGCAATAGGACGTGGTCAGCGACGACGCAAAGATTTTCGCATCGTCACTCACCCCCTTGGCGAACGCCTCGGCAGCAAAGGCGGGCGCCACATCCCAGACCCGGATCGCCGCCTGCGGCACCACGAACTGCGCCTGCAGCTCATCCACGATGCGCCGCGGCAGATCGCGCGCGCTGGGCGCCAGAAACAGCTCGCGGGTCCAGCGCTGCAGCTTGTCGGCGATCACCACGTTCTCGCTGCCGTTGCGAATCATCTCCATGATGCGCTGCTCGAGTGCCCGGATCTTGTCGCGCAGCATTTCGGCCTGGCGCTCCTGCAGGCTCACGGCGCGGTTGCCGTGCGGGCTGGTCAGCTGCACCGCCGCCAGCAGTTGGGCGTGGCGCTCGAAAAAGTCGGGCGTGTTGGCCAGGTAGTTGGCGATGTCGTCTTCGGTGATCGGGTTCATGGTGTTGATGTTCATAGCGTGTCCGGAATTTCAATGTCGCCTTCAAAGACGGTGGTGGCCGGGCCGGTCATCAGCACCGGGGCATCGCCGCCGGCCCATTCAATGGTCAGGGCTCCGCCGCGCGTGGCCACCTCGACGCAGCCATCGAGCAGGCCGAGCCGGACGCCCGCCACCACGGCCGCGCAGGCGCCGGTGCCGCAGGCCAGTGTTTCACCGGCGCCGCGCTCGTACACGCGCAGCCGGATCTGCGAGCGGCTTACCACCTGCATGAACCCCGCGTTGACCCGCTTCGGAAAGCGCGGGTGGTGTTCGATCAGCGGGCCCTCTTGCAGCACGGGCGCGGTCTCCACGTCGTCCACCAACTGCACCGCATGCGGATTGCCCATGGACAGGATTGCTACATATTTTATAGTATCTGGTGCAGGGCCATAAAGGGCTAGCGGCCATTTTTGCCATGAACCTGCGGCCTGCGGCTGCAGGCCGGCGGCGTCGAACGGGACGCGCGGCAGGTCGAACACGGGTGCGCCCATGTTCACCGTCACGCGGCCATCGGCGCCCAGGCGCGGCTCGATCACGCCGCCCAGTGTCTGCACCCGCAGCACGTCCCGGGTGGCCAGGCCGTGGTCGCGCACATAGCGCACAAAGCAGCGCGCGCCGTTGCCGCACTGCTCGACCTCGCCGCCGTCGGCGTTGTGAATCACGTACTCGAAGTCGATGCCGGGCGCCGGGCTAGTGCGCACCGACAGGATCTGGTCGGCCCCCACGCCAAAGTGGCGGTCCGCCAGGAAGCGGTAGTGCCCGCGCGTCAGTCCCAGCCGGGCGCGCGTCTCGTCGAGCACGACAAAGTCATTGCCCGCCCCCTGCATCTTGGTGAAGCGAATTCGCATGGGCTGCATTATCGACGCAGCGGTGCCGGGGCCACGCCACCTGCGGATAATGCTGCCATGGTCCGACCCACCCAACTCCTGTATCCGCAGCGCGAACCCGCACCGCTGCGCCCCGCCGCCACCGTGCTGCTGCTGCGCGACAGCCCCCAGGGCATCGAGGTGCTGATGACGCGCCGCTCCATGACGGCCAGCTTCGCGCCCGGTGCCTATGTGTTTCCGGGCGGCGGCGTGGACGCGCTGGACGCGTCAGCGCACGCACAGGCCACGCGCCGCCCCGGCCAAAGCGAGCTGCACCTGACGCAGGCGATTGCCGCCATCCGCGAGAGTTTTGAAGAGCTCGGCATCCTGCTGGCGCGCCGCGCCGACGGCGCCCTGGCCGATGCCGGGGACATCGCCGCGCTCGACCGCAAGACCCCGTTCGCGGCCCAGTGCGCCGCGCACGGTCTGACATTGGCGGCCGACGAGGTGTTCGTGCTGGCGCACTGGATCACCGACCGCGACCTGCCGCGCCGCTTTGACGTGCCGTTTCTGGTGGCGCGCATGCCCACTGGCCAGATCCCGGTGGCCGACGAGACCGAGCAGTTCGAGCCGGTCTGGGTGCGTCCGGCCGACGCGCTGGCGCGGCACCAGGCGGGCAGTTTCTTCATCATCTTCCCGACCATCCGCACGCTGGAGCGGCTGCAGGCCTTTGCCACCGTGGACGCGCTGCTCACGGCCTGCGCGGCGACCGAACAGCCGCTGTGGACCTCATGCCCGCGCGCCGGCCTGCTGGCGGGCAAGGAGGCGCGCTACATGGAGCATGAGCATCCCTACGGCGAGCTCGCCATGGTCTGCCCCGACGGACAGATCGTGCACGCGCTGGACTGGCAGAGCGAACATCCGGTGGCCCTGCTGAAGAACGTGATGCGCCTGACGGCGCCGAATCCCGGCGCCATGACCGGCCCCGGCACCAACAGTTACCTGGTCGGCGACCCGGCCACCGGCTATATCGTGATCGACCCCGGGCCGGCCGATGCCGCACACCTCGAACGGCTGTGGCGCGCGGCGGACGGCCGCATCCGCCTGATCGTCTGCACCCATTCGCACCCGGACCATTCGCCCGGCGCAAAGCCGCTGCAGGCACTGTGCCAGAACACTCCGCCGATTCTGGGCCTGCCGTCGGCACCGACGGCGCGCGCGGCCAGCGCCTTTACGCCCGATCGGGCGCTACAAGATCAGGAGCTTCTCGTGCTGACGGGAAAAGGGCTGGAGGGCGAAATCACCCATACCCTGCAGGTGATCTTCACGCCCGGCCACGCCGCCAACCACCTGTGCCTGGTGCTGCTGGAAGACGGCCTGCTGTTCTCGGGCGACCATGTGCTCAACGGCAGCACCACGGTGGTGGATCCGCCCGACGGCGACATGACGGCCTACCTCGATTCGCTCGACACCTTGAGCGCCGCCTGCGATGCGCACGGCATCGAATTCATCCTGCCGGCGCACGGCTATGTGCTGGGCGCGGCGCGGGACGCCATCGCCCACCTGAAGGCGCACCGCCTCAAGCGCGAAGCCAGGATCATGGCCGCGATGCAGGCGCGCCCGGACGGCACGCTGGATGACTGGGTCGCGCTCGCATACGACGACGTGCCCACGCGCATGTGGCCCGTGGCGGCGCGTTCGCTGCTGGCGCATGTGGAACGCCTGCGCTCGCTGCCGCCCGGAAACGACTGAGCCATGGCCGAATCCGACCGTCCCGAGCCCGCGCAGGGCATGCGCCTGGCCAAGCGCGTGGCCGAACTCAAGGCCTGCTCGCGGCGCGAGGCCGAGCAGTACATCGAGGGCGGCTGGGTCACGGTCGATGGCCAGGTGGTGGAAGAGCCTCAGTTCCGCGTCCTGGCGGCGCACCGCATCGAGATTGACGCGCACGCGAGCCTGCTGGCGCTCACGCCGGTCACGCTGCTGCTGCACAAGCCGCCCGGCTATGACGCGGGCACCGGCGTGCCGGTGGACATCAAGGGCGTCGGCAAGGGCGTGCGGCCCGCGCTCGCGCTGATCACGCCGGCCTCGCACGCGGCAGACGACCGCAGTGGCATCCGCCTGCTCAAGAAGCATTCCGCGCAGCAGACCCTGGGCATGCCGCTGGAGAGCGCCGCCAGCGGCCTGGTGGTGTTCACGCAGGACTGGCGCACCCTGCGCAAGCTGACCGAGGACGCCGCCTTCATCGAGCAGGAGTTCACGGTGGAGGTCGCGGGCGAGGTCGCACCTGGCTTGCTCGAGCGCCTCAACCACGGCCTGCACACGGACGGACGCCCGCTGCCGCCGGTCAAGGTCAGCGTGGGCAGTACCGGCGAGGGTGCCACGCGGCTGCGCTTTGCCGTCAAGGGCGCGCACCCGGGGCTGATTGCGCTTTTGTGCGAGCGCGTCGGGCTGAGAATCACCGCGATGAAGCGCATCCGCATCGGCCGCGTGCCGCTGGCCGCGCTGGCGCCGGGACAGTGGCGCTACCTGCTGCCGCACGAGCAGTTCTGAGCACAGCCCACGCAGTCGCAAGCGTGGGGCGCCAAAACCGTTCAGCCGCCAAACAACCGGCCGCGCGCCGCCTGCGTGATGGCGGCCACACAGGGGTGCGTGATGCGCCGCTCCACCGACACCGCAAAAAATTCCTCCACCAGTTCGCTCGAGCGGCCGATCACCTCGACGCCGTACTGCGCCACGGTCTCCTGCTCCAGCACGGCGGGCGACATGAAGACGCCGCGCCCTTCGCGGCCGAACGCGGTCATCAGCGCGCCGTCGTCAAACTCACCCACCACGCGCGGGCGAATCTG encodes:
- the hslU gene encoding ATP-dependent protease ATPase subunit HslU, giving the protein MSSMTPQEIVSELDNHIVGQNQAKRAVAIALRNRWRRQQVDEKLRSEITPKNILMIGPTGVGKTEIARRLARLADAPFIKVEATKFTEVGYVGKDVDSIIRDLADVAVKQMRETEMRKFRTRAQDAAEDRILDILIPPARALASVDAGAGQGSLAAPDSTARQVFRKKLREGQLDDKEIEIDLADARPQLEIMGPAGTEEMTEQLRGLFTQFGSPKRKTRKLKIVDAMKLLVDEEAAKLVNDDDIKSQALHMAEQNGIVFIDEIDKVTSRSDAGVAEVSRQGVQRDLLPLVEGTTVSTKYGVVKTDHILFIASGAFHLSKPSDLIPELQGRFPIRVELQSLSVQDFEAILTQTHASLVKQYQALLATENVSIEFLPEGITRLANIAFEVNERTENIGARRLSTVMERLLDEVSFDATRLGGQTITIDAAYVDARLKELSANEDLSRYIL
- the hslV gene encoding ATP-dependent protease subunit HslV codes for the protein MEQFHGTTIVSVRRVTANGVEVAIGGDGQVTLGNIVVKGTARKVRKLYHDQVLAGFAGATADAFTLFERFEAKLEKHQGQLVRAAIELTKDWRTDRVLRRLEAMLAVADKDASLIITGNGDVLEPEHGIISIGSGGAYAQAAARALLDNTDLPARDIVKKSLAIAGGLCIYTNMHHTIETLN
- a CDS encoding STAS domain-containing protein, producing the protein MEMLRLTNQPDEFEMVALTYCVTYEVSPPSWEQARCSYKPLDADGADMAGHAIIGEVTQDDAPVSTLPGELGDSGLTATQPAPLRTRTLALAGEITGDATTVLDELDAKLSGADIMVISCNKLIRVDFSAAGTLLNWASAQHTRGHQAQFNDVHRLVAAFFNVIGINEVARVMPRAD
- the dksA gene encoding RNA polymerase-binding protein DksA, which translates into the protein MKVQPKTPKTAVKLQKPAPKAGPVSKAVAKPAAKVAKPAAKKATRPKVAARKPVAAGVAKAAAPVEKASPPVPKKAAAVAKPVRASSAVPVKSITKPTSKVAKPVEKPVAKAVAAPKPVKSSMSTLTATPAPAPKRSSRLAQLTVPSMAPAVASTAAKSSYSQTTSVPVFAPAPHVAARKDPKLAGNWKTKTAEQLSDAEIIAMPDSEYMNEKQMAFFRLKLLQLKMDILNSAGETTEHLRADTVVVPDPADRATIEEEHALELRTRDRERKLLKKIEQSIQRIDAGDYGYCDETGEPIGVARLLARPTATLSLEAQQRRELKQKMFGD
- a CDS encoding CobW family GTP-binding protein; the protein is MSLIPATIITGFLGSGKTTLLKRVLSEAHGQKIAVIENEFGEENIDSDILVSDTTEQIIQMSNGCICCTIREDLRSTLHDLAEKKRKGQLDFDRVVIETTGLADPGPVAQTFFMDDEIAESYLLDSILTLVDAKHAAGQLNERQEARRQIGFADQIFISKTDLVAKDEVDALIHRIKHMNPRAPQRAVNFGDVAISEVFDLRGFNLNAKLDIDPDFLKEEEHDHDHHDHDHAHGEHCDHPSHQHEHGEEGGRLHHHHDDDDVKSFVFKSDRMLDPAKLEDFLGAIVNIYGPRMLRYKGVLNMKGTDRKVIFQGVHQLMGSDLGPAWADGEQRTSKMVFIGIELPKDILLQGLEQCLV
- a CDS encoding tyrosine recombinase XerC; its protein translation is MSQELVERYLEHVRVEKRLAQRTVELYALDLQKLAAYAFEAKVELTQVQNAHIRRWVAQMHSGGRSGRGIALILSGWRGFYIWLGREGRVASNPVQDVRSPKSPKPLPKALSVDDAVQLASYHSEAGDPWLEARDAAMVELLYGCGLRVGELVGLDAVASASARGWIDLEGAEAHVLGKGSKRRTTPVGAKALEALQRWLALRGQAAGVPGDAPALFVGRNGTRLSAQSIWQRLRRRSLQAGLATPVHPHMLRHSFASHLLQSSSDLRAVQELLGHANITTTQVYTRLDFQHLARAYDAAHPRAKLSRSKP
- a CDS encoding DUF484 family protein, with protein sequence MNINTMNPITEDDIANYLANTPDFFERHAQLLAAVQLTSPHGNRAVSLQERQAEMLRDKIRALEQRIMEMIRNGSENVVIADKLQRWTRELFLAPSARDLPRRIVDELQAQFVVPQAAIRVWDVAPAFAAEAFAKGVSDDAKIFASSLTTSYCGVNAGFEAVSWLQDPVTAQSLVLIPLRAGLAPQAFGLIVLASPDSQRFNSGMGTDFLERIAELASAALSRLRHPDA
- the dapF gene encoding diaminopimelate epimerase, translated to MRIRFTKMQGAGNDFVVLDETRARLGLTRGHYRFLADRHFGVGADQILSVRTSPAPGIDFEYVIHNADGGEVEQCGNGARCFVRYVRDHGLATRDVLRVQTLGGVIEPRLGADGRVTVNMGAPVFDLPRVPFDAAGLQPQAAGSWQKWPLALYGPAPDTIKYVAILSMGNPHAVQLVDDVETAPVLQEGPLIEHHPRFPKRVNAGFMQVVSRSQIRLRVYERGAGETLACGTGACAAVVAGVRLGLLDGCVEVATRGGALTIEWAGGDAPVLMTGPATTVFEGDIEIPDTL
- a CDS encoding MBL fold metallo-hydrolase, with protein sequence MVRPTQLLYPQREPAPLRPAATVLLLRDSPQGIEVLMTRRSMTASFAPGAYVFPGGGVDALDASAHAQATRRPGQSELHLTQAIAAIRESFEELGILLARRADGALADAGDIAALDRKTPFAAQCAAHGLTLAADEVFVLAHWITDRDLPRRFDVPFLVARMPTGQIPVADETEQFEPVWVRPADALARHQAGSFFIIFPTIRTLERLQAFATVDALLTACAATEQPLWTSCPRAGLLAGKEARYMEHEHPYGELAMVCPDGQIVHALDWQSEHPVALLKNVMRLTAPNPGAMTGPGTNSYLVGDPATGYIVIDPGPADAAHLERLWRAADGRIRLIVCTHSHPDHSPGAKPLQALCQNTPPILGLPSAPTARAASAFTPDRALQDQELLVLTGKGLEGEITHTLQVIFTPGHAANHLCLVLLEDGLLFSGDHVLNGSTTVVDPPDGDMTAYLDSLDTLSAACDAHGIEFILPAHGYVLGAARDAIAHLKAHRLKREARIMAAMQARPDGTLDDWVALAYDDVPTRMWPVAARSLLAHVERLRSLPPGND
- a CDS encoding RNA pseudouridine synthase, which produces MAESDRPEPAQGMRLAKRVAELKACSRREAEQYIEGGWVTVDGQVVEEPQFRVLAAHRIEIDAHASLLALTPVTLLLHKPPGYDAGTGVPVDIKGVGKGVRPALALITPASHAADDRSGIRLLKKHSAQQTLGMPLESAASGLVVFTQDWRTLRKLTEDAAFIEQEFTVEVAGEVAPGLLERLNHGLHTDGRPLPPVKVSVGSTGEGATRLRFAVKGAHPGLIALLCERVGLRITAMKRIRIGRVPLAALAPGQWRYLLPHEQF